DNA from Longimicrobium sp.:
ACTCGCTGCAACAACAGCACAAAGTCCGCCTTCGCGGACTCGGGGGCGAGATCCGCCCGCGCCCGATAACCCGCACCGCACCTGTAGGGGCGCGATTCATCGCGCCCACCCTCCGCCTTCCTCGGCCCTCGCCCCACGCCCCGATCCCGTAGGGGCAGACCCACGTGTCTGCCCGCCCTCTCCGCCGCGGCGCCCCCCGCCATACCACCGGACACCGCGCAGGGGCAGCCCCACGTGGCTGCCCGTGGCCCGCCATCCGGCGCAGCCTGCCACTCGCCGTTTCCAGAAGCGAATGAAGGCCGCAGGAAACACACAGAGTACGCCTCCGCGGACTCCGGGTTCAATCTCGCGTTGCTTGAGCCGGCTTCAGCCGCCTTCCCGTGGTTCCAGCCGGGGGATGCATCCCCCGGCGATCCGGCGCCGGTGTTGCTGCGCCACGGACGATGCGGCAACGACGCTGCCGCTTCGGCCCGGCCCAACGATCGAAACAGAACAGGGGCGCGGCGCCGAAGCGCCGCGCCCCCTTTTCCTTCACCAGCGGCCGGTGCTACAGGCCGCGGGCGAGCTGCTCGTTGATCGGCAGCGGGAAGAACGCAAAGGTCTTGTCGTTCGCCCGCGCCGCGTCCGACACGCCCGTGGAGTTGAGCTCCGCGAGACGGCCGAAACGGCGGTGGTCGATCCACCGGTGCCCGCCCTCAAAGAGGAGCGAGTACCGGCGCTCGTACAGCAGCCGGGTGATGAACTGCGCCGGCGTCGCGATGTCCGCCGCCACGAGCGGCGCAAGGCCGCCCGAGTTGGTGCGCACGAAGTTCAGGTCCGACAGCGCGCCGGGAAGGTCATTCGTGAAGTACCGGGCCTCGGCGCGCAGCAGGATCAGCTCCTCGTTGCGCATTGCCGGGATGGGCGACGCGCTGCCCCCGGCCCCGAAGAAGGGGCGGGTGTCGTACAGACGGAAGCGCTCCGTGCTCGTGAGCCCGATGGAGACGCGGTTCGTCTGCGCCGAGTCCTGCTTCAGGAGGAGACGCGCGTCACGCGCGCCGCCCGCCTGCAGCTGGGCCTCCGTACGGTTGCGGTTGTCCGCGATCAGACGGCCGCTGTTGTCGAAGTTGGAGTTCGTCAGGTCGCCCGACAGGCTGCTGTACGAAAAGTACAGCCCGCGGTTCAGCCCGGCGCGGCTCGCGTCCGCCGTGCTGATGAACGACCCGCTCAGCGCCGTGAGCGCCGCCGTGTAGTTCGCCGGGCTCGACGGCGTGGCCGTGTGCCCGAGCGTGGCGCGGTACACCTCCACGCGGGCCTTGAGGCCCCGGTTGAACTGGCGGAACGTAGCGGCGTCGTTGAACCCGAACTGGCTCAGACCGGGACCCGTGGAGAACGTGAAGCTCCCGCTGGCGCCGCCCAGGTCCGTGTTCCCCTCGTCCAGCAGCGTCGAGATGAAGGCGAACGCTTCCGCGCGGCTCACCAGCGGCGCCGGTGCCTCCTCGGGAGAGACGCCCACGGCGATCGGGATCTGCTCGCGCCAGTTCAGGATCTGCACGAAGTTGAACGCCTGCATCGTCTTCACGAACCCCTTGATGGAGGCCCGCTCCGACGCGCTGAACGTGAGGCGCGGATCGTCCGTGATCGACAGGATGAGGTTCCCCGTACGGATCGCGTTGTACGGGGCGGCCCAGTACGAGCCGCCCGTGAAGTCCGAGGCATCCGGCGTGCCGGCGGCCAGCTGCCGCACGTACCGGCCCTCGTTGGGGTCCACGAAATACCCCTCGCGGCCCGGGATGGCGCCGATGCGGACGTAGCCGGCCTGATCCTGCCGGGTGCCGATCAGCAGCCCGGTGGTGGCGGCCAGGACGCCGCTGTTGGTGGGGTTCGCCTGGAGGTCGCCGATGCTGGGGCTGTTGTAGTTCGGGATCGTCAGATCCGCGTCACAAGCCCCCAGCGCCAGCGCCCCTGCCAAAAGGGGAAGCAAAGCGCGTCGGTTCATGGAAAATCCTGTGTTCCTGCGCAGGGGAAGTCGGTGGCTCGTCATCTCAGAAGCCCACGTTGAAGCCGAGCCAGAACGAGCGGCTGGGCGGGAACGGGGTCACGTCGATGTTACGGCCCACCGAGCGGTTGCCGAAGTTGCTGACCTCCGGGTCGAGCCCGGTGTAGCGCGTCCACGTGTACGGGTTGCGCGCCGCCAGCGTGATGCGCGCGCTGTTCACGCGGCCCGCGCGGTTGAGGATCTGCGACGGAACGTCGTAGGCCAGCGACACCTCGCGCACCTTGACGAAGGAGGCGTCCTCGATGTACGGCGACCAGGCACCCACCAGCGCGGCGCGCTCCTCACCCGAAAGGCAGGTGTAGTCGCACTCGTTGAAGTCGCGCGGGATCACCGTGCCGTCCGGGTTGCGCCCCACGCTGCTGGGGGCCAGGAAGTCCGGCGTGGTGCGGG
Protein-coding regions in this window:
- a CDS encoding RagB/SusD family nutrient uptake outer membrane protein translates to MNRRALLPLLAGALALGACDADLTIPNYNSPSIGDLQANPTNSGVLAATTGLLIGTRQDQAGYVRIGAIPGREGYFVDPNEGRYVRQLAAGTPDASDFTGGSYWAAPYNAIRTGNLILSITDDPRLTFSASERASIKGFVKTMQAFNFVQILNWREQIPIAVGVSPEEAPAPLVSRAEAFAFISTLLDEGNTDLGGASGSFTFSTGPGLSQFGFNDAATFRQFNRGLKARVEVYRATLGHTATPSSPANYTAALTALSGSFISTADASRAGLNRGLYFSYSSLSGDLTNSNFDNSGRLIADNRNRTEAQLQAGGARDARLLLKQDSAQTNRVSIGLTSTERFRLYDTRPFFGAGGSASPIPAMRNEELILLRAEARYFTNDLPGALSDLNFVRTNSGGLAPLVAADIATPAQFITRLLYERRYSLLFEGGHRWIDHRRFGRLAELNSTGVSDAARANDKTFAFFPLPINEQLARGL